The following is a genomic window from Mycolicibacterium sp. TY81.
CCGACCGCAACCAGATAGTCCCGCACGGATCCACCGACCGCGACGGCACTGGCGATCTGGTTCCGCACCACCTGGCCGAGGACGGGCGCCGGGTCTGCGATCACGCCGGTGACGATGCCCTTGGTGTTCTGCAGCGCCTCGGTGATGATCTGTCCCCATTGGGTGATCGGGTTCACCTGCGCGGCGAGTTGTACCGCACTTGCATGCAGTGCCGGCAGGTGCAGATCCGGCGCCGGCTGGTGGGTGACCGGAGCCAGAGCGATGACCCCGGCACCCATCAGTGCGACGCCCGTCGTGAGGCTGGAGCGAACAGCAATTTGCATGGTGCTTCCCCGAAGGTAGATGTGATATTGACCACAGCACCATAAATCCATATTGCCGCGCAGTTGCCGGAAATCGACGGATGGAACGTGTTTCATTTTCCGCGAAATGGCCACCCGGAGCGCCCATTTACGCCTAGGTTATTAGCTGGTCAGCCGAGATTTGGCGTTCGAAAACCAGAGTTAGATGCATTCATAATTGACTATTACGTCTATTTTTCTCTGGCTCCGGCCGCCGCCGCGCCAATTGCTGCCAATTGGAAATATTGCGCAAGCTACTGCTCGGCTCGGCGCTCGCAGATGGCCGCGATTCGCCGACTACGCCGCGTCGGCGTCCCGGGCCCACGCTCCCCGCGAGGCGCGTTCCCGAGCCCAGCGGCACCGCCGGGCCCCGGGCATGAGAGTTGCTACCGGGTCAGCCCGACCCACCACTCACGCACCGAGGACCGATCGGGCGACAGCCTCATCGCCGTCGACTTCGACCAGCCCGAGCGCACGCGCATCACCGAGGCTGAGTGCGCCCGCAGCGAGACCGAGGATGCAGGCGGGGATCGCCGTCACGGTGGCATCGAGCTTGCGGCCGTCGTGCGGACCGACCTCGAAGCCGGAGCGCGTCGCGCGGAGTTGCAGGGTCCGGTCGTCGACCACGAGGCCGATCGTCACGGCGGAGCGGACCTTGACCCGGCCGTTGAGCAGAGCCGGGACAGCGAGGGTCAGCCACTCGGGCCGGAAGGAATCACTGTCGGCGGGACCGCTGATCATCAGCGGCGTGGACCAGCGGAGCAGGCTCTCGATCGGCTGGCGCAGCTGCGCGCCCCACGGCGTCAGGG
Proteins encoded in this region:
- a CDS encoding helix-turn-helix domain-containing protein, with the protein product MRSYDQYCGLARSLEIVGDRRNLLIVRELLIAPGRYRDLIARLPGIATNLLADRLRDLEATGVVERRLAGEGSAVEYTLTPWGAQLRQPIESLLRWSTPLMISGPADSDSFRPEWLTLAVPALLNGRVKVRSAVTIGLVVDDRTLQLRATRSGFEVGPHDGRKLDATVTAIPACILGLAAGALSLGDARALGLVEVDGDEAVARSVLGA